The following is a genomic window from Blattabacterium cuenoti.
ATACGAAACTACTTCAAAATTAAAAGAAATTTCTATTTCTTTATGCAAACGAATAATAGCATGTTGTTTGCCAATTGTTTTTATAATTTTATTTCCAGGAATTCGTATTAGTTTTCTTTCGATAGAAATTCCTTTTTTGTTTAAAACTTCCATTAAATCTTTATTACTAACTGATCCAAATAATTTTCCCCCTTTTCCTATTTTAGCTTTTACCTGTAATGTTAATCCTTTTAATTTATTGTCTATTTCTTTAGATTTTTCAATTATAGATTGTTCTTTTTTAGAACGATGTTTCATAATTTCATTAATATCTTTAACCATTCCAGGAAAAGATAAAATTGCATAACCTTTTGGTATTAAATAATTTCTAGCATAACCTGGTTTAACTTCTAATTCATCATATTTAAAACCTAAATTTTCTACATCTTTTGTTA
Proteins encoded in this region:
- the rplI gene encoding 50S ribosomal protein L9, yielding MKIILTKDVENLGFKYDELEVKPGYARNYLIPKGYAILSFPGMVKDINEIMKHRSKKEQSIIEKSKEIDNKLKGLTLQVKAKIGKGGKLFGSVSNKDLMEVLNKKGISIERKLIRIPGNKIIKTIGKQHAIIRLHKEIEISFNFEVVSY